A region from the Deltaproteobacteria bacterium genome encodes:
- a CDS encoding FAD-binding oxidoreductase has product MTPEFVRIASVIEPSESQRALASDLARLCDGRASAGSQDRIAYARDLWPKATYWAGLGKVPRPPDAICWPRDEKQLANVVAFARARKIPLIPFGAGSGVCGGAIALTGGITVDLKRMDRLRSVDHASRLFTAQGGIIGENLERELAAHGLSLGHFPSSIYCSTLGGWLAARSAGQLSTKYGKIEDMCQSLTAVLGTGELVKVRARPSNGPDFTQLLIGSEGTLGFITEATMFAVPQPATRAYRAVRFRTLEAGAEAIRRILRDGLRPAVVRLYDPFDTVIAGKGKTKFAATDEHHRDGIQVIQERAPLAAKLAVRAALGKPAALNRLADLLRECLLILVFEGDADLCSAEDEQALILCRELGGVDLGAAPARHWMEQRYAVSYKQSKMFAAGAFADTMEVCATWDKVLPVYRAVRQAVSPLGFIMAHLSHAYVEGCSLYFTFSATAPSPEEVVERYDAVWREALGAAMAAGATVSHHHGVGFSKAGRLHEELGSPGVNLLRALKRTCDPDGILNPGKLGLGGEA; this is encoded by the coding sequence GTGACGCCGGAGTTCGTCCGCATCGCCAGCGTCATCGAGCCGAGCGAGAGCCAGCGCGCGCTCGCCTCGGATCTCGCGCGCCTCTGCGACGGCCGCGCCTCCGCGGGCTCGCAAGACCGCATCGCCTACGCGCGCGACCTGTGGCCGAAGGCGACGTACTGGGCCGGCCTCGGAAAGGTCCCGCGCCCGCCCGACGCCATCTGCTGGCCACGCGATGAGAAGCAGCTCGCGAACGTCGTCGCCTTCGCGCGCGCGCGGAAGATCCCGCTCATTCCCTTTGGCGCGGGCAGCGGCGTCTGCGGCGGCGCCATCGCGCTCACCGGCGGCATCACCGTGGACTTGAAGCGCATGGACCGCCTGCGCTCGGTGGACCACGCGAGCCGACTCTTCACCGCGCAAGGCGGCATCATCGGCGAGAACCTGGAGCGCGAGCTGGCGGCGCACGGGCTCTCGCTGGGCCACTTCCCGAGCTCGATCTACTGCTCCACGCTCGGCGGCTGGTTGGCGGCGCGCAGCGCGGGCCAGCTCTCGACCAAGTACGGCAAGATCGAGGACATGTGCCAGTCGCTCACGGCCGTGCTCGGCACGGGCGAATTGGTGAAGGTCCGCGCGCGGCCGTCGAACGGGCCGGACTTCACGCAATTGTTAATAGGCTCCGAAGGCACGCTGGGCTTCATCACCGAGGCCACGATGTTCGCGGTGCCGCAGCCGGCGACGCGCGCGTACCGGGCGGTCCGCTTCCGCACGCTCGAGGCCGGCGCCGAGGCGATTCGACGCATCCTGCGCGACGGCCTGCGTCCGGCGGTGGTGCGCCTCTACGATCCGTTCGACACGGTCATCGCCGGCAAGGGCAAGACCAAGTTCGCCGCGACGGATGAGCACCACCGCGACGGCATCCAGGTCATCCAGGAGCGCGCGCCGCTCGCGGCCAAGCTCGCCGTGCGCGCCGCGCTGGGCAAGCCTGCGGCGCTCAACCGACTCGCGGATCTGCTGCGCGAGTGCTTGCTCATCCTCGTCTTCGAAGGCGACGCGGATCTGTGCAGCGCCGAGGACGAGCAGGCGCTGATTCTCTGTCGCGAGCTCGGCGGCGTCGATCTCGGCGCGGCGCCCGCGCGACACTGGATGGAGCAGCGCTACGCCGTCTCGTACAAGCAGTCGAAGATGTTCGCTGCCGGCGCGTTCGCGGACACCATGGAGGTTTGCGCGACGTGGGACAAGGTCCTGCCCGTGTACCGCGCGGTGCGCCAGGCCGTGTCGCCGCTGGGCTTCATCATGGCGCACCTCTCGCACGCGTACGTCGAGGGCTGCTCGCTCTACTTCACGTTCTCGGCGACCGCGCCCAGCCCGGAAGAGGTGGTCGAGCGCTACGACGCCGTGTGGCGCGAGGCACTCGGCGCTGCCATGGCCGCTGGCGCGACCGTCTCTCACCACCACGGCGTGGGCTTCTCGAAGGCGGGTCGCTTGCACGAGGAGCTGGGTTCACCTGGAGTGAACCTGCTTCGGGCGCTGAAGCGCACCTGTGATCCCGACGGCATCTTGAACCCGGGCAAGCTCGGGCTCGGCGGGGAGGCGTGA
- a CDS encoding FAD-binding oxidoreductase, translating into MVNRPSTTEFSALLRSDEFRDLGRELELTPAGADRLALGLRWARERGRPVRVSRARFDNVSRPDVTSCLIHAEAEAKLADVEAALDTAQLTLGPLSPGARELTVAQWLCGPHAGLRAVPGGRLETAALTIEAVLWTGEVYRSHASPRAAAGPDLDYAFLGAGDAVGLLTSALLRAFSKPTTDDRVGVTLPDPASAAAILHDALGHEARPASAELALVDGHAVLTATFSDLAFRAHRDAARLREAAALHGATTREAVPVQSERELTHEFEVSWEALPGLLELCFPHRVGIHRIARESVVVVSSIALNGDGVVPLDGPASQPAWLQALAREMGGAR; encoded by the coding sequence ATGGTCAACCGTCCTTCCACGACCGAGTTCTCCGCGCTGCTTCGCTCCGATGAGTTCCGTGATCTCGGCCGCGAGCTGGAGCTCACGCCCGCCGGCGCGGATCGGCTCGCGCTCGGGCTTCGTTGGGCGCGCGAGCGCGGCCGCCCGGTGCGCGTGTCGCGCGCGCGCTTCGACAACGTGAGCCGCCCCGATGTCACCAGCTGCCTGATCCACGCCGAGGCCGAGGCCAAGCTCGCCGACGTGGAGGCCGCGCTCGACACCGCGCAGCTCACGCTGGGGCCGCTCTCGCCGGGCGCGCGCGAGCTCACGGTCGCGCAGTGGCTGTGTGGCCCGCACGCGGGTCTGCGCGCGGTGCCCGGGGGTCGGCTCGAGACGGCTGCGCTGACCATCGAGGCCGTGCTCTGGACCGGCGAGGTCTATCGCTCGCATGCGTCGCCGCGCGCGGCCGCGGGCCCGGATCTCGACTACGCGTTCCTCGGCGCAGGCGATGCCGTCGGATTGCTCACGTCTGCGCTGCTGCGCGCGTTCTCCAAGCCCACCACCGACGATCGCGTCGGCGTGACCTTGCCGGATCCCGCGAGCGCCGCCGCGATCCTTCACGATGCGCTCGGGCATGAAGCGCGTCCTGCGAGCGCCGAGCTGGCGCTGGTCGACGGACACGCGGTGCTCACCGCCACGTTCTCCGATCTCGCGTTCCGCGCGCACCGCGATGCGGCGCGCTTGCGTGAGGCCGCGGCGCTCCACGGCGCGACAACGCGCGAGGCCGTGCCCGTGCAGAGCGAGCGCGAGCTGACGCACGAGTTCGAGGTGAGCTGGGAGGCGCTGCCGGGCCTGCTCGAGCTCTGCTTCCCGCATCGCGTGGGCATCCATCGAATCGCGAGAGAGAGCGTGGTGGTGGTGTCTTCGATTGCGCTGAACGGCGACGGCGTGGTGCCGCTCGATGGGCCCGCGTCGCAGCCTGCGTGGCTGCAAGCGCTCGCGCGCGAAATGGGAGGTGCGCGGTGA
- a CDS encoding (Fe-S)-binding protein: MSHDGMRPSSDPRRQREYAYCTACPKLCRFSCPVSEAERRETVTPWGKMEVGHQLETRQRPMDAASAEAVYACSDCGRCTEHCKHGNEVAPALVALRAEAVRAGVAPESITKLVDRFASHGSPFPTSLRQAAQKAGMRDDGTYFPGCTALAKQPNLVDDARAASEAVGMPLAVSPLASRCCGYPLWAAGHLQAFRAHAEGFAEAAREVPSLVVGDPGCAYTLSVLYPQVGVRTPEVRLWVDEVARRLPEHAGGKPVELDAAYHDPCHLGRGLGRYEAPRAILQHALGGKPFAEANDARNDAGCSGGGGVLPRTHPETSVEIARRQGEALGERATIVTACPAARRMFEKAGRKSLALETVLARFFGRESGD; encoded by the coding sequence GTGAGCCACGATGGAATGCGCCCCTCGAGCGATCCACGCCGCCAGCGCGAGTACGCGTACTGCACCGCGTGCCCCAAGCTCTGTCGCTTCTCGTGTCCGGTGTCGGAGGCCGAGCGCCGCGAGACGGTCACGCCATGGGGAAAGATGGAGGTCGGCCACCAGCTCGAGACGCGCCAACGCCCCATGGACGCCGCGAGCGCCGAGGCCGTCTACGCCTGCAGCGACTGCGGCCGCTGCACCGAGCACTGCAAGCACGGCAACGAGGTCGCGCCCGCGCTGGTCGCGTTGAGGGCAGAGGCTGTTCGCGCGGGGGTCGCGCCCGAGTCGATCACCAAGCTCGTCGATCGCTTCGCCTCGCACGGCTCGCCCTTCCCCACTTCGCTTCGCCAGGCCGCGCAGAAGGCCGGCATGCGCGACGATGGCACCTACTTCCCGGGCTGCACCGCGCTGGCCAAGCAGCCCAACCTCGTCGACGACGCGCGCGCCGCGAGCGAAGCGGTGGGCATGCCGCTCGCCGTGAGCCCGCTCGCCTCGCGCTGCTGCGGGTATCCGCTCTGGGCCGCGGGTCATCTGCAAGCGTTCCGCGCGCACGCCGAAGGATTCGCCGAGGCTGCGCGCGAGGTGCCGTCGCTCGTCGTCGGAGATCCGGGCTGCGCGTACACGCTCTCGGTGCTCTACCCGCAGGTCGGCGTGCGCACGCCCGAGGTTCGGCTCTGGGTCGACGAGGTCGCGCGGCGGCTGCCGGAGCACGCCGGCGGCAAGCCCGTGGAGCTCGACGCCGCGTACCACGACCCGTGCCACCTCGGCCGCGGCTTGGGTCGCTACGAGGCGCCGCGCGCCATCTTGCAGCACGCGCTCGGCGGCAAGCCGTTCGCCGAAGCCAACGACGCGCGCAACGATGCGGGCTGCTCCGGCGGCGGCGGGGTGTTGCCGCGCACGCACCCGGAGACCTCGGTGGAGATCGCGCGGCGCCAGGGCGAGGCGCTGGGTGAGCGCGCGACGATCGTCACCGCGTGTCCGGCCGCGCGCCGCATGTTCGAGAAGGCCGGCCGCAAATCGCTCGCCCTGGAGACGGTGCTCGCGCGATTCTTCGGCCGCGAATCGGGGGACTGA
- a CDS encoding diacylglycerol kinase family lipid kinase: MKTFLVVNPMSANGRTGRQFPEISAALRNGIGEFEHAFTTRAGEATDLARKAIKDGFERIVAVGGDGSINEVVNGFFEDGKAINPNAALAIIPRGTGGDFRKSFGWSTELADAVKRLAQPDLAPLDVGELKFTDAHGKESLRYFVNVASCGISGNVDDAVNNSSFKGLGGGTLSFKLASLKALLSYANKPVKLRFDDGPEERVDALTCLAVGNGQYFGGGMWICPQAKPDDGIFDVTIWERFGLKDFALRQGAIYNGQHLKMSGVRSLRAKKVTATSDVDVLLDVDGEQPGKLPATWQVLPGAIRISR; encoded by the coding sequence ATGAAGACGTTTCTCGTGGTGAACCCCATGAGCGCCAACGGGCGCACGGGCCGGCAGTTCCCGGAGATCTCCGCCGCGCTCCGCAACGGCATCGGCGAGTTCGAGCACGCGTTCACCACCCGCGCCGGCGAAGCGACGGACCTCGCGCGCAAGGCGATCAAGGATGGCTTCGAGCGCATCGTGGCCGTGGGCGGCGACGGCTCTATTAACGAAGTGGTTAACGGCTTCTTCGAAGACGGCAAGGCCATCAATCCCAACGCAGCGCTGGCCATCATCCCGCGCGGCACCGGCGGCGATTTTCGCAAGAGCTTTGGCTGGAGCACCGAGCTCGCCGACGCCGTGAAGCGCCTCGCCCAGCCCGACCTCGCGCCGCTCGACGTGGGCGAGCTCAAGTTCACCGACGCGCACGGCAAGGAGTCGCTGCGCTACTTCGTGAACGTGGCCTCGTGCGGCATCAGCGGCAACGTCGACGACGCAGTGAACAACTCCAGCTTCAAGGGCCTCGGCGGCGGCACGCTCTCGTTCAAGCTCGCCTCGCTCAAGGCGCTGCTCAGCTACGCCAACAAGCCGGTGAAGCTGCGCTTCGACGACGGCCCCGAGGAGCGCGTGGACGCCCTCACCTGCCTCGCGGTGGGCAACGGCCAGTACTTCGGCGGCGGCATGTGGATCTGCCCCCAGGCCAAGCCCGACGACGGCATCTTCGACGTCACCATCTGGGAGCGCTTCGGCCTCAAGGACTTCGCGCTGCGCCAGGGCGCCATCTACAACGGTCAACACTTGAAGATGAGCGGCGTCCGCAGCCTGCGCGCCAAGAAGGTCACCGCCACCAGCGACGTAGACGTACTCCTCGACGTCGACGGCGAGCAGCCAGGCAAGCTCCCGGCTACCTGGCAGGTCCTGCCCGGCGCCATTCGCATCAGCCGCTGA
- a CDS encoding serine/threonine protein kinase, with protein sequence MVARACLTPQEIDAHLRAVPGDTADLAVMQHLTGCAACRARVEAMRLGSDITAPGQKGEQLNTQRLPAILQMATDSGVVATEPPIVPPPALTVGGVFSRGASVGRFILIDVLGQGGMGNVYLAYDPQLDRRVALKLLRPDGIHGEPDALLRARLAREAQAMARLSHPNVVAVYDEGDWGDQVFLAMEYVNGPTLADWTKAQKRSWRDVLAMYLGAGRGLAAAHTAGLVHRDFKPENVLVDPNGTPKVTDFGLAHLDGRVPTAMPQQLVTAGLLVTTPGELLGTPAYMAPEQFAGKEVDTRSDQFSFCTALYEALYGERAFGGKDFQGMGEAVLRGEVRPAPKGSPVPARVREILLRGLAVDPAARHPSMEALLQALSEDPARRIRHVAERAALAAVALAAVGVAAGVLYRDRTRCEREAPTGSWGLLQSAALRTRLTTAGRSAQGEALATAVDAYVADAHQQQIETCQEARSGTIDPGTAELRQRCLEEALVRAETATTIVESDPSLTAEHLAQRLRGAWNLVGCEKLTSPRHHWLEERQRFQADLTRIGTLSELGQAERARAEAEKLEALAVDAGATAVQAAAMFARAESSMLRQERLEETVRLFHQAALLAEAAGDDTQAANARVYELQTVGVIMNRFDEGDRIAAEARAAVERAGNPPELRCTLDQVLGSMAINRGDPKATEQMRKALKEFEDAYGPQNPMLVNPYSELARAMAMIDGDPAGAAQQFMRAAAVVEANPGVDREQNLNMYDNAGICLLSSDKPQEAQAAFDKAAPLAEEFAASWPTDVGQYLVNRAAVPIEQGKDLESAAADLERGEKILAGHEVGPDFWMLDHLLRARLARLHSNVSVARAEAEQALFFAGKPPNGEDELADARMELALDLADSEPTRARELAEQALARFKKRHLPIHVRRTREAESLLNALKK encoded by the coding sequence ATGGTCGCGCGCGCGTGCCTCACGCCCCAGGAGATCGACGCCCACCTCCGCGCCGTGCCGGGCGACACCGCCGACCTCGCGGTGATGCAGCACCTCACGGGTTGCGCTGCGTGCCGCGCGCGCGTGGAGGCCATGCGCCTCGGCAGCGACATCACCGCGCCCGGCCAGAAGGGCGAGCAGCTCAACACCCAGCGCCTGCCGGCGATCCTCCAGATGGCCACGGACTCCGGCGTCGTCGCCACCGAGCCGCCCATCGTCCCGCCGCCGGCGCTCACCGTGGGCGGCGTGTTCTCGCGCGGCGCGAGCGTGGGCCGCTTCATCCTCATCGACGTGCTCGGCCAGGGCGGCATGGGCAACGTGTACCTGGCGTACGATCCGCAGCTCGACCGCCGCGTGGCCCTGAAGCTCCTTCGCCCCGACGGCATCCACGGCGAGCCCGACGCGCTGCTCCGCGCCCGCCTCGCGCGCGAAGCCCAGGCGATGGCGCGGCTCTCGCACCCGAATGTGGTCGCCGTCTACGACGAGGGTGACTGGGGCGACCAGGTCTTCCTGGCGATGGAGTACGTGAACGGGCCCACGCTCGCCGACTGGACCAAGGCCCAGAAGCGCTCGTGGCGCGACGTGCTCGCGATGTACCTCGGCGCGGGTCGTGGGCTCGCGGCCGCGCACACTGCGGGCCTGGTGCACCGCGACTTCAAGCCCGAGAACGTGCTCGTCGATCCCAACGGCACGCCCAAGGTCACCGACTTCGGCCTCGCCCACCTCGACGGCCGCGTGCCGACGGCCATGCCCCAGCAGCTGGTCACTGCCGGCCTGCTCGTGACGACGCCCGGTGAGCTCCTCGGCACGCCCGCGTACATGGCGCCGGAGCAGTTCGCTGGAAAAGAAGTCGACACGCGCAGCGATCAGTTCAGCTTCTGCACCGCGCTCTACGAGGCGCTCTACGGCGAGCGCGCGTTCGGCGGAAAAGACTTTCAGGGCATGGGCGAGGCCGTGCTCCGCGGCGAGGTGCGCCCTGCACCCAAAGGATCCCCCGTGCCCGCGCGCGTGCGCGAGATTCTCTTGCGCGGGCTCGCGGTGGATCCGGCGGCGCGGCACCCGTCGATGGAGGCGCTGCTTCAAGCGCTGTCGGAAGATCCCGCGCGGCGAATCCGCCACGTGGCCGAGCGCGCGGCGCTGGCGGCGGTGGCGCTGGCGGCGGTCGGTGTGGCTGCGGGTGTCCTCTATCGCGACCGGACCCGCTGTGAGCGCGAAGCGCCGACGGGCTCGTGGGGCTTGCTCCAGTCGGCGGCTCTGCGCACACGGCTCACCACCGCGGGGCGCAGCGCGCAGGGCGAAGCGCTGGCCACCGCGGTCGACGCGTACGTGGCCGACGCGCACCAGCAGCAGATCGAGACCTGCCAGGAAGCCCGGAGCGGCACGATCGATCCCGGCACCGCCGAGCTGCGACAGCGCTGTCTGGAGGAGGCGCTGGTTCGCGCGGAGACGGCGACGACGATCGTCGAGAGCGATCCCAGCCTCACCGCCGAGCACCTCGCCCAGCGGCTGCGCGGCGCGTGGAACCTGGTGGGCTGCGAGAAGCTCACCTCGCCGCGGCACCACTGGCTGGAGGAGCGCCAGCGCTTCCAGGCCGACCTCACGCGCATCGGCACGCTCAGCGAGCTGGGCCAGGCGGAGCGCGCGCGCGCCGAAGCGGAGAAGCTCGAGGCGCTCGCGGTCGACGCAGGCGCCACGGCGGTCCAGGCCGCGGCCATGTTCGCGCGCGCCGAGAGCTCGATGCTCCGCCAGGAGCGGCTCGAGGAGACGGTGCGGCTCTTCCACCAGGCAGCGCTGCTCGCCGAGGCCGCCGGCGACGACACCCAGGCCGCCAACGCGCGCGTCTACGAGCTACAAACGGTGGGCGTGATCATGAACCGCTTCGACGAGGGCGATCGCATCGCCGCCGAAGCGCGTGCGGCCGTGGAGCGTGCGGGAAATCCGCCTGAGCTGCGCTGCACGCTCGACCAGGTGCTGGGCTCGATGGCCATCAACCGCGGCGATCCCAAGGCCACGGAGCAGATGCGAAAGGCGCTGAAGGAGTTCGAAGACGCCTACGGCCCGCAGAACCCGATGCTGGTGAATCCGTACTCCGAGCTCGCGCGCGCCATGGCCATGATCGACGGCGATCCGGCAGGCGCCGCGCAGCAGTTCATGCGGGCCGCGGCGGTCGTCGAGGCCAACCCCGGCGTGGACCGGGAGCAGAACCTGAACATGTACGACAACGCGGGCATCTGCCTGCTCTCGTCGGACAAGCCGCAGGAAGCACAGGCCGCGTTCGACAAGGCCGCGCCGCTGGCCGAGGAGTTCGCTGCCTCGTGGCCCACCGACGTGGGGCAGTACCTCGTCAACCGCGCCGCGGTGCCCATCGAGCAGGGAAAAGACCTGGAGTCGGCCGCAGCCGACCTCGAGCGGGGCGAGAAGATCCTCGCGGGCCACGAGGTGGGCCCGGACTTCTGGATGCTCGATCACCTGCTGCGCGCGCGGCTGGCGCGGCTGCACAGCAACGTGAGCGTGGCCCGCGCCGAGGCGGAGCAGGCGCTCTTCTTCGCCGGAAAGCCCCCCAACGGCGAGGACGAGCTCGCCGACGCCCGCATGGAGCTCGCGCTTGATCTCGCGGACAGCGAGCCCACGCGCGCGCGCGAGCTGGCGGAGCAGGCCCTCGCGCGCTTCAAGAAGCGCCACCTGCCCATCCACGTGCGGCGCACGCGCGAGGCCGAGTCGCTGCTGAATGCGCTGAAGAAGTAG
- a CDS encoding DEAD/DEAH box helicase: MVASRELHREHFAPAQEEAPLTRFHQRLLAESLTSGQSSGAGRVATALVESRVDLNPHQVEAAVFALDALSRGGAILADEVGLGKTIEAGIVIAQLAAENKKRVLILAPASLRAQWHDELFEKFGVESDLVDGSSFRGPFHNAFDTGGIVIASQPFGANRARDVARINWDLVVIDEAHRLRNAYRPNHKTGRALRQALAGKPKLLLTATPLQNDLLELFGLLSFLDETVLGPEQAFRSRFTTSEGALELEAARELKERLKGTVVRTLRRQVREYVHYTQRRSVAEDFSPTPEEHDLYEKVSEYLRRSEAVAIEPGKKVLLTLVYRKLLASSTYAIAPTLEKLADGLDEKLRQAELGAQADAFLIAHDESELANFKEEAEELDDGEAPKRKKASLDALRSEAYELRSYAKLARGIKVNAKGQALCGALHRIFAAAREQKWPEKAVIFTESKRTQQYLFDLLSANGFQDKISVLSGDGSGPEERRQLVDDFKHKTQIMLMTDAGAEGLNLQFCNLLINYDLPWNPQRVEQRIGRCHRYGQQRDVVVVNFVNRMNAADARLYELLEQKLNLFDGVFGASDEILGALESGVDFERRILDIYQSCRGDAEIAQAFAELRQEMDRTIGQRMQKCRTLLLERFDGEVRGRLRIQSQQTKEALAQRSQDAEKLTRAVLGGARRDKRSVDEAARVVKERGADPVSHLSLDASALPPHLAQHAGKEGWWFAYRFQLGGLKPEERLVHLVLLRDGDTFRALPLHDGEKFVRLPAKDEHRRRAPAISVAELQEAALSALREELLGEVNLVAQREIDRERERAYRYAEDCLVAPRLELEKSRAAWVEARQNLDACDDEGLRPRLRAALERSDREYRKRLHALRVAEEERYTEREKAMSDLAKRAQVEEKRSLVAAAYVFLS; encoded by the coding sequence ATGGTCGCCAGTCGGGAGCTGCATCGCGAGCACTTCGCACCCGCCCAGGAAGAGGCCCCGCTCACCCGGTTCCACCAGCGCCTCCTCGCCGAGAGCCTCACCAGCGGCCAGAGCAGCGGCGCCGGCCGGGTGGCCACCGCGCTCGTCGAGAGCCGCGTCGATCTCAACCCGCACCAGGTGGAAGCGGCCGTCTTCGCGCTGGATGCCCTCTCGCGCGGCGGCGCCATCCTCGCGGACGAAGTGGGCCTCGGGAAGACGATCGAAGCGGGCATCGTCATTGCCCAGCTCGCCGCCGAGAACAAGAAGCGCGTGCTCATCCTCGCGCCCGCGAGCCTGCGCGCGCAGTGGCACGACGAGCTCTTCGAGAAGTTCGGCGTGGAGTCGGACCTGGTGGATGGCAGCAGCTTCCGCGGCCCGTTCCACAACGCCTTCGACACCGGCGGCATCGTCATCGCCAGCCAGCCCTTCGGCGCCAACCGCGCCCGCGACGTCGCGCGCATCAACTGGGACCTGGTGGTCATCGACGAGGCCCACCGGCTGCGCAACGCGTACCGGCCGAACCACAAGACCGGCCGCGCGCTGCGCCAGGCGCTCGCCGGCAAGCCCAAGCTGCTGCTCACGGCCACGCCGCTGCAGAACGATCTGCTCGAGCTCTTCGGGCTGCTCTCGTTCCTCGACGAGACCGTGCTCGGCCCGGAGCAGGCCTTCCGCTCGCGCTTCACCACCAGCGAGGGCGCGCTGGAGCTCGAGGCGGCGCGCGAGCTGAAGGAGCGCCTCAAGGGCACGGTGGTGCGCACGCTGCGCCGCCAGGTGCGCGAGTACGTGCACTACACGCAGCGCCGCTCGGTGGCCGAGGACTTCTCGCCCACGCCCGAGGAGCACGACCTCTACGAGAAGGTCAGCGAGTACCTGCGCCGCAGCGAGGCCGTGGCCATCGAGCCGGGCAAGAAGGTGCTGCTCACGCTCGTGTACCGCAAGCTGCTCGCGAGCTCGACCTACGCCATCGCGCCCACGCTGGAGAAGCTCGCCGACGGCCTCGACGAGAAGCTGCGCCAGGCCGAGCTCGGCGCGCAGGCCGACGCGTTCCTGATCGCGCACGATGAGAGCGAGCTCGCCAACTTCAAGGAAGAGGCTGAAGAGCTCGACGACGGCGAGGCGCCCAAGCGCAAGAAGGCCAGCCTCGACGCGCTCCGCAGCGAGGCCTACGAGCTGCGCAGCTACGCCAAGCTCGCGCGCGGCATCAAGGTCAACGCCAAGGGCCAGGCGCTCTGCGGCGCGCTGCACCGCATCTTCGCCGCGGCGCGCGAGCAGAAGTGGCCCGAGAAGGCCGTCATCTTCACCGAGAGCAAGCGCACGCAGCAGTACCTGTTCGACCTGCTCAGCGCGAACGGCTTCCAGGACAAGATCAGCGTCCTCAGCGGCGACGGCTCGGGTCCCGAGGAGCGCCGCCAGCTCGTCGACGACTTCAAGCACAAGACGCAGATCATGCTGATGACCGATGCAGGCGCGGAGGGCTTGAACCTCCAGTTCTGCAACCTGCTCATCAACTACGATCTGCCCTGGAACCCGCAGCGCGTGGAGCAGCGCATCGGCCGCTGCCACCGCTACGGCCAGCAGCGCGACGTGGTGGTGGTGAACTTCGTCAACCGCATGAACGCGGCGGACGCGCGGCTGTACGAGCTGCTCGAGCAGAAGCTGAATCTCTTCGACGGCGTGTTTGGCGCGAGCGACGAGATCCTCGGCGCGCTCGAGAGCGGCGTCGACTTCGAGCGGCGCATCCTCGACATCTACCAGTCGTGCCGTGGCGACGCGGAGATCGCTCAAGCGTTTGCCGAGCTGCGCCAGGAGATGGACCGCACCATCGGCCAGCGCATGCAGAAGTGCCGCACCCTCCTGCTCGAGCGCTTCGACGGCGAGGTGCGTGGCCGGCTGCGGATTCAGTCGCAGCAGACCAAGGAAGCCCTCGCCCAGCGCAGCCAGGACGCGGAGAAGCTCACCCGCGCGGTGCTCGGCGGCGCACGCCGCGACAAGCGCAGCGTGGACGAGGCCGCACGCGTGGTGAAGGAGCGCGGCGCGGATCCGGTGAGCCACCTCTCGCTCGACGCCAGCGCGCTCCCGCCGCACCTTGCGCAGCACGCGGGGAAAGAGGGCTGGTGGTTCGCGTATCGCTTCCAGCTCGGCGGCCTCAAGCCCGAGGAGCGCCTGGTGCACCTGGTGCTCCTGCGCGACGGCGACACCTTCCGCGCCCTGCCGCTGCACGATGGCGAGAAGTTCGTGCGCCTGCCCGCGAAGGACGAGCACCGCCGCCGCGCACCGGCGATCTCCGTGGCGGAGCTTCAAGAGGCCGCGCTCTCCGCGCTGCGCGAGGAGCTGCTCGGCGAGGTGAACCTCGTCGCCCAGCGCGAGATCGACCGCGAGCGCGAGCGCGCCTATCGCTACGCCGAGGACTGCCTCGTGGCGCCGCGGCTGGAGCTGGAGAAGTCGCGCGCGGCCTGGGTGGAGGCGCGGCAGAACCTCGACGCCTGCGACGATGAGGGCCTGCGCCCGCGCCTGCGCGCCGCGCTCGAGCGCTCCGACCGCGAGTACCGCAAGCGCCTGCACGCGCTGCGCGTGGCGGAAGAAGAGCGTTACACCGAGCGTGAAAAGGCCATGTCGGATCTGGCCAAGCGCGCGCAGGTGGAAGAGAAGCGCTCGCTGGTCGCCGCGGCGTACGTGTTCCTCAGCTAG
- a CDS encoding HAD family hydrolase → MIRAVVSDLDNTLYSWVDYIVPSLEAMVASLCASTGLPRIRVVQSLKRVYERYGSNEYPFVIQEADCFADFAGDFGSFNQMVIEPARVAFGHARKKYLQLYPGVKDTLEKLQAQGIRVMALTDAPRNPAELRVKQLGLDHGLVERVYTLPAFPLPTAVDPKIIAREKSGHYRAKVEMVELPADHEKPDPRGLKRILADLELQPHEVLYVGDSRKKDVAVAQAVGCHDALAEYGTYRSQEYAERLEAISAPSATRRHVAMDQHAHVKPTHRLANFDQILDIVNDAAARNAPRALKKRRAS, encoded by the coding sequence ATGATCCGCGCCGTCGTCAGCGACCTCGACAACACGCTCTACTCGTGGGTCGATTACATCGTGCCCTCGCTCGAGGCGATGGTGGCCTCGCTCTGTGCCTCGACGGGCCTTCCGCGCATCCGCGTGGTGCAGAGCCTGAAGCGCGTCTACGAGCGCTACGGCTCCAATGAGTATCCGTTCGTCATCCAGGAGGCCGACTGCTTCGCGGACTTCGCCGGCGACTTCGGTTCGTTTAACCAAATGGTTATCGAGCCGGCGCGCGTGGCGTTCGGACACGCGCGCAAGAAGTACCTGCAGCTCTATCCAGGTGTGAAGGACACGCTCGAGAAGCTGCAGGCGCAAGGCATCCGGGTGATGGCCCTGACCGACGCGCCTCGGAACCCCGCCGAGCTCCGCGTGAAGCAGCTCGGGCTGGATCATGGCCTGGTCGAGCGCGTCTACACCTTGCCCGCGTTCCCGCTGCCCACGGCCGTGGATCCGAAGATCATCGCCCGCGAGAAGAGCGGCCACTACCGCGCCAAGGTGGAGATGGTGGAGCTGCCCGCCGACCACGAGAAGCCGGACCCGCGCGGCTTGAAGCGCATCCTGGCCGACCTCGAGCTGCAGCCGCACGAGGTGCTCTACGTGGGCGACTCGCGCAAGAAGGACGTGGCCGTGGCCCAGGCCGTGGGCTGCCACGACGCGCTCGCCGAGTACGGCACCTACCGCTCCCAGGAGTACGCCGAGCGGCTGGAGGCCATCAGCGCGCCCTCCGCGACCCGCCGGCACGTGGCCATGGATCAGCACGCCCACGTGAAGCCGACCCACAGGCTCGCGAACTTCGATCAGATTCTGGACATCGTGAACGATGCCGCGGCGCGCAATGCGCCTCGAGCGCTGAAGAAGCGCCGCGCGAGCTGA